A stretch of Bacillota bacterium DNA encodes these proteins:
- a CDS encoding adenylosuccinate synthase, which yields MATVGIVGTQWGDEGKGKITDLLASRANVVVRYQGGNNAGHTVKVGEELFKLHLIPSGILYKGKLAVIGNGVVVDPAVLLQEMDALASKGIDVSGIRISDKAHVIMPYHRALDQLEEQARGAKKIGTASRGIGPVYTDKIARRGIRIADMVDPEVFSERLELVLPHKNMEIERLYGGTPFSKDEIMEEYLAYAERIRPFVVDCSSLVNDAIDRGQDVLFEGAQGTLLDVDHGTYPYVTSSWPTAGGMAAGAGIGPTRIDRVIGVAKAYTTRVGEGPFPTEIDGPLQQELREKGMEYGTTTGRARRCGWFDAALVRYSVRVNGLWGLAIMHLDTLAGLPSVKICTGYKLDGKILSTPPSTIKAFENCAPVYEEFEGWPEGSCKVRHYEDLPQAAKVYLSRISELTGAPIVIVSIGRERGETLVLKDPFD from the coding sequence GGAAAAGGTAAGATAACAGATCTCCTTGCATCCAGGGCGAATGTGGTCGTCCGATATCAAGGAGGGAACAATGCGGGTCATACTGTGAAGGTTGGGGAGGAGCTTTTCAAGCTCCACCTGATACCATCGGGGATTCTATATAAGGGCAAGCTTGCGGTTATAGGAAATGGGGTAGTAGTGGATCCGGCGGTCTTGCTGCAGGAGATGGATGCATTAGCATCAAAGGGCATCGATGTATCGGGAATCCGGATCTCAGACAAAGCTCATGTGATCATGCCCTATCATCGTGCGCTTGATCAACTGGAAGAGCAGGCGCGCGGCGCAAAAAAGATTGGGACCGCTTCCCGGGGCATTGGACCAGTATACACTGATAAAATAGCCCGGCGAGGGATCCGGATCGCGGACATGGTGGATCCAGAGGTCTTCTCCGAGCGCCTGGAATTGGTATTGCCTCATAAGAATATGGAGATAGAAAGACTCTATGGAGGCACGCCGTTTTCAAAGGATGAGATCATGGAGGAATATCTAGCTTACGCCGAGAGGATAAGGCCATTTGTGGTGGATTGCTCATCCCTCGTCAATGATGCTATCGATAGAGGCCAGGATGTTCTTTTTGAAGGAGCGCAGGGCACGCTTCTTGACGTTGATCATGGTACATATCCGTATGTGACGAGTTCATGGCCGACAGCAGGAGGCATGGCCGCCGGAGCAGGGATTGGCCCTACTCGGATCGACCGGGTTATAGGAGTTGCCAAGGCGTACACCACCAGGGTCGGAGAGGGCCCGTTCCCCACAGAGATCGATGGGCCGCTGCAGCAGGAACTCCGCGAAAAGGGCATGGAATATGGCACTACAACAGGCAGGGCCCGCAGATGCGGATGGTTTGACGCGGCGCTCGTGAGGTATTCTGTCAGGGTCAACGGGCTGTGGGGATTGGCCATTATGCACCTTGATACACTGGCGGGATTGCCGTCTGTCAAAATTTGTACAGGGTATAAGCTCGACGGGAAGATACTGTCGACTCCTCCAAGCACTATCAAGGCCTTTGAGAATTGTGCGCCCGTGTATGAGGAATTTGAGGGGTGGCCAGAGGGATCCTGTAAGGTGAGACACTATGAGGATCTTCCCCAGGCTGCTAAGGTATATCTATCGCGTATATCCGAGCTTACAGGCGCGCCGATTGTTATCGTGTCCATCGGCAGAGAACGAGGAGAGACACTGGTATTGAAGGATCCATTCGACTAG
- a CDS encoding nucleotidyltransferase domain-containing protein — MRDIEVLRSAWRERARKQEREAAARRQQALAKAAHAAALLREKYGAERVYLYGSLVWSSHFTAHSDIDLLVEGLQSRFVKEYWKLLAEIEEITAPFPPSVILAEDAIPDLLKRVREKGVELP, encoded by the coding sequence ATGAGGGACATCGAGGTATTACGGAGTGCCTGGCGGGAGCGCGCTCGCAAGCAGGAGCGGGAAGCTGCCGCGCGGCGACAACAAGCATTGGCAAAGGCCGCACATGCTGCCGCCCTGCTGCGTGAGAAATATGGAGCAGAAAGGGTCTACCTATATGGGTCCCTTGTTTGGAGCTCGCATTTTACGGCGCATTCTGATATCGACCTGCTCGTGGAAGGACTTCAGTCCCGTTTTGTCAAGGAATATTGGAAGTTGCTCGCCGAAATAGAAGAGATTACGGCACCATTCCCTCCGAGCGTGATTTTAGCGGAGGACGCAATCCCAGACCTTCTTAAAAGAGTTAGAGAGAAAGGGGTTGAACTCCCTTGA